The Streptomyces nigra genome includes the window GGGCCGGCTCGCTGGGGGGAGTGGTGCGGGGGGTCACGGGCGGGGCCTCCTCGGCGAAGGGGGGAACACGGGGGTGGAGGGGGGTGCGGGCGGGGCGTCGGTGGCGAGCCGGCGTATCGCCGTCATCGGCACCGGCAGCCAGTCCGGCCGGTGCCGGGCCTCGTACACGACCTCGTAGATCGCCTTGTCCGTCTCGTACGCCCGCAGCAGCACCGGATCGGTCCGCGGGTCCGCGCCGCCGGCCTCGGCGTAGCCGGTGCAGTAGGCGGCCCGGCAGGCCTCGGCCCAGCCGGGGGCCGGATGCTCGGCGGAGTGGGCGGCGTAGTCGAAGCTGCGCAGCATGCCGGCCACGTCCCGCACCGGCGGTTGCGGCATCCGCCGTTCCGCGAGCGGCTTCGACGGCTCGCCCTCGAAGTCGATCAGCCACCACTGCCCGGAGGGCGAGCGCAGGCACTGCCCGAGGTGCAGATCGCCGTGGACGCGCTGGGCCGTCCAGGTGGAGCCCTCGGCGGCGAGTTCGGCCAGCGCGTCGAAGGCCGAGCGCAGGGCGGGCGCGTACGGCCGTAACGCGGGCACCGCCTGGGCGGCCGCGTCGAGCCGTTCGAGCATGCCCTCGACCTGTTGCCGCACCTGCGTGTGCCCGAGCGTGACGGTCGGCAGGGCGCGGGCCAGCGCCGTGTGCACCTCGGCGGTCGCGCGCCCCAGCGCCCGCGCCGCCGCCGCGAAGTCCTCGCCCTTGGCGAGCCCGCGCAGCGCCAGGTCCCAGCCGTCCGCCGCGCCCTGCACGAACGGCTGGAGCACGCCCAGCACATACGGCTCACCCGACAGCTCCGCCCGCATCCACGCCGTCGGCGCGGGCACCCGGTCGCAGCCCTCGCGGGCCAGCGCCAGAGGCAGCTCCAGGTCGGGGTTGACGCCGGGCACGACCCGGCGCAGCAGCTTCAGGATGAACGTATCGCCGTATACGACAGAGGAGTTGGACTGCTCCGAGGTGATCAGGCGGGGCACCAGGCCCGACCGGATCTCGCCGCCGGTGTCCCGTTCGAAGCGCAGGGCGCCGATACGGGCCCCGGTGCGCAGGGCCTCCAGGAGCAGTTCGCAGGGGCGGGGGTCGTACAGCGCGTCGTACACGGTGCGTCCCGCGAGCGGGCCCTCGGTGACATGCCCGATCAGCGCGGGTGCCAGGCGGGGCGGCAGGGCCTCGCGCTCTCCCACGAGCAACTGGTAGCAGTCGGCGGGCTGTTCGGGTGCGCCCCGCGCGGGTGTGAGCGGCTGATGGGCGCGCACCAGCAGGTGGTACAGGCCCCGGGTGCCGCCGGGCGGCAGCAGGGCGGTCGCCGCGACCATCGAGAAGCCCGTGACCGGACGCCCCTTGCCGGCGAACCAGCGCTGTCGCGGCAGCCAGTCCCTGAGCAGGGGCTCCAGTGACGCGAGGAGGCCGGGCGGGGTGGAGAGGGAGCTGCGGGTGACGGCTTCCGACATGACGTCGCGTCCTTTCCCCGGGCGGTCGGGGTGATACTTCTGCGTGCCCCCGGCGGGGCGGTGGAAACCGCCCCGCCGGGCTCTCCGGCGGCGTCCTTGCGCAGCCGGAACCAGTAGAAGCCGTGGCCCCCGAGCGTCAGCAAGTACGGGAGCTCACCGATGGCCGGGAATCGCACCCCGCCGAACAGCTCGACCGGATGGCGGCCGGTGAACGGGCTGAGATCGAGTTCCGTCGGCTGCGCGAACCGCGAGAAGTTGTTCACGCAGAGCACGAGGTCGTCCTCGTACTCCCGCAGGAACGCGATCACCGCCGGGTTCGTCGACTGGAGTTCGGTGTAGGAGCCGAGTCCGAAGGCGGGGTTCTGCTTGCGGATCTCGATCATGCGCCGGGTCCAGTGCAGCAGGGACGACGGCGAGGACATCGACGCCTCGACGTTCGTGACCTGGTAGCCGTAGACCGGGTCCATGATCGTCGGCAGGAACAGCCGCCCGGGGTCGCTCGACGAGAAGCCGGCGTTGCGGTCCGGCGTCCACTGCATCGGGGTGCGGACGGCGTCCCGGTCGCCGAGCCAGATGTTGTCGCCCATGCCGATCTCGTCGCCGTAGTACAGGATCGGCGAGCCCGGCAGGGACAGCAGCAGCGCGGTGAACAGTTCGATCTGGTTGCGGTCGTTGTCGAGGAGCGGTGCCAGACGCCGGCGGATGCCGATGTTGGCGCGCATGCGGGGGTCCTTGGCGTATTCCGCCCACATGTAGTCGCGCTCTTCGTCGGTGACCATCTCCAGGGTCAGCTCGTCGTGGTTGCGCAGGAAGATGCCCCACTGGCAGCCGGACGGGATCGCCGGGGTCTTCGCCAGGATCTCGGAGACGGGGTAGCGGGACTCGCGGCGCACGGCCATGAAGATGCGGGGCATGACCGGGAAGTGGAAGGCCATGTGGCATTCGTCGCCGCCGGAGGCGTAGTCGCCGAAGTAGTCGACGACGTCCTCGGGCCACTGGTTCGCCTCCGCCAGCAGCACCGTGTCCGGGTATTGCGCGTCGATCTCCTTGCGCACCCGCTTCAGGAACTCGTGGGTCGCGGGAAGGTTCTCGCAGTTGGTGCCCTCTTCGGCGTAGAGGTAGGGGACGGCGTCGAGGCGGAAGCCGTCGATGCCGAGGTCGAGCCAGAACTTCAGGGCGGAGAGGATCTCCTCCTGCACGGCCGGGTTCTCGTAGTTGAGGTCGGGCTGGTGGGAGAAGAAGCGGTGGAAGTAGTACTGCTTGCGGACCGGGTCGAAGGTCCAGTTGGACGCTTCGGTGTCGACGAAGATGATGCGGGCGTCGGGGTAGGCCTTGTCGTCCTCGGCCCACATGTAGTAGTCGCCGTAGGGGCCTTCGGGGTCCTTGCGGGACTCCTGGAACCACGGGTGCTGATCACTCGTGTGGTTCATGACGAAGTCGATGATGACCCGCATCCCGCGCTGATGGGCCGCGTCCACGAACTCCACGAAGTCCGCGAGGTCGCCGAACTCGGGGAGCACGGAGGTGTAGTCGGAGACGTCGTAGCCGCCGTCGCGCAGCGGGGACTTGAAGAAGGGCGGCAGCCACAGGCAGTCGACACCGAGCCATTGCAGGTAGTCGAGCTTGGCGGTCAGGCCCTTGAGGTCGCCCACGCCGTCGCCGTTGCTGTCCTGGAAGGAGCGGACCAGGACCTCGTAGAAGACGGCGCGTTTGAACCAGTCGGGGTCACGGTCGTTGGCAGGGGTGTCCTCGAAGGTGTCCGGGACGGGCTCGTTGACGATCATGTGGCGGGTGACCCTCCGATCTGCGGGGTGGACGGTCGCAGAGCCTCGCCGCGC containing:
- a CDS encoding maltokinase N-terminal cap-like domain-containing protein, with the translated sequence MSEAVTRSSLSTPPGLLASLEPLLRDWLPRQRWFAGKGRPVTGFSMVAATALLPPGGTRGLYHLLVRAHQPLTPARGAPEQPADCYQLLVGEREALPPRLAPALIGHVTEGPLAGRTVYDALYDPRPCELLLEALRTGARIGALRFERDTGGEIRSGLVPRLITSEQSNSSVVYGDTFILKLLRRVVPGVNPDLELPLALAREGCDRVPAPTAWMRAELSGEPYVLGVLQPFVQGAADGWDLALRGLAKGEDFAAAARALGRATAEVHTALARALPTVTLGHTQVRQQVEGMLERLDAAAQAVPALRPYAPALRSAFDALAELAAEGSTWTAQRVHGDLHLGQCLRSPSGQWWLIDFEGEPSKPLAERRMPQPPVRDVAGMLRSFDYAAHSAEHPAPGWAEACRAAYCTGYAEAGGADPRTDPVLLRAYETDKAIYEVVYEARHRPDWLPVPMTAIRRLATDAPPAPPSTPVFPPSPRRPRP